Part of the Bacteroidales bacterium genome, CAAATTTTCCGATTTTGTTACCACAAACGATGGTGGCATTTGCCCCGATGGTTGCCCCCTTCTCAACCACTGTTTTCATATACTCATCGCGCCTGATAACGGCACTCCGGGGATTGATCACATTGGTAAAGACCATGGAGGGTCCCAGGAACACGTCATCCTCACAGATGACACCTGTATAAATGGAGACATTGTTCTGGACCTTTACGTTGTTGCCCAGAACCACCTCAGGCGAAACCACCACATTTTGTCCCAGGTTGCAATTTTTCCCTATGGTACATCCGGTCATGATATGGCTGAAGTGCCAGATCCGGGTCCCCTCTCCAATCTCAACGCCCTCATCGATTACAGCCGTTTCATGGGCAAAGAATTTATTCATCTTTTAAGCTTTAAAAAAATGTTGAACCTGATCGGATATATATTCCAGCTGAACTTTCTCCAGCTCCGTGTGCATCGGAAGAGACAGGACGGTCCGGCACAGACCTTCAGAAACCGGAAGGTTTCCCTTCCGGTAGCCCAGGTCGCTGTAGGCTTTTTGCAGGTGCAGGGGAACCGGGTAATAAACCTGGGAAGGAATACCCTTTTCCATCAGCCATTGCTTCAGGGCATCTCTTCTGGAAGCCTCTACCTGTAAGGTGTACTGATGAAAAATATGAGTGCTGAAGGGCGAACGCACCGGTATCTGCAGTACTTCAATATCCGAAAGGGTCCGGTCATACCATGCCGCCGCTTCCTGCCTCAGGCGGTGATACTCGTCCAGGTGCTGCA contains:
- a CDS encoding DapH/DapD/GlmU-related protein — translated: MNKFFAHETAVIDEGVEIGEGTRIWHFSHIMTGCTIGKNCNLGQNVVVSPEVVLGNNVKVQNNVSIYTGVICEDDVFLGPSMVFTNVINPRSAVIRRDEYMKTVVEKGATIGANATIVCGNKIGKFAFIGAGAVVIREVPAYALVVGNPSKQIGWMSEYGHRLVFNREGLASCPESGETYKLNGDMITKTESANE